One window of Thermus albus genomic DNA carries:
- a CDS encoding TAXI family TRAP transporter solute-binding subunit yields the protein MKRILILIGLVVLGLALAQKPKVVIGTGSTGGVFFYYGTAMADILNKAGVAEAQPVQTGGSYDNLQLLRDRTSGTTYYCALTTTDSAYVAYTGEEPRFKDRPAKSQRVLFYMYPSFIHLVTTEKTGIKVVQDLKGKRVSTGQPGSSTENLALLVLQGAGVKPETFAKRERLPIAEGAKALAEGTLDAFFWVGGVPTSSIVELSQTLARKGDRIYLIPIDPKSTTAQVAMKKFPGLVDPYKVPKNVYNTRTDVPGLATGNIVVCPESLPAEAGYAIMKTIFENLDTLRTAVAAAKDTSLEATARLYGKLPIPFHPGAERYLKEKGLIK from the coding sequence ATGAAGAGAATCCTTATCCTCATCGGCCTGGTAGTCCTAGGACTGGCGCTGGCCCAGAAACCCAAGGTGGTGATCGGCACGGGCAGCACCGGAGGGGTTTTCTTCTATTACGGTACCGCCATGGCCGACATCCTGAACAAAGCGGGGGTGGCGGAGGCCCAGCCGGTGCAGACCGGCGGCTCCTACGACAACCTCCAGCTCCTGCGGGACCGCACCTCGGGCACCACCTATTACTGCGCCCTCACCACCACCGACTCCGCCTATGTGGCCTACACCGGTGAGGAGCCCCGCTTCAAAGACCGCCCCGCCAAGAGCCAACGGGTGCTCTTTTACATGTACCCTTCCTTCATCCACCTGGTGACCACGGAAAAAACCGGCATCAAGGTGGTGCAAGACCTTAAGGGCAAGCGGGTCTCCACCGGCCAGCCGGGCTCCAGTACGGAAAACCTGGCCCTTCTGGTCCTCCAGGGGGCCGGGGTCAAGCCGGAAACCTTCGCCAAGCGGGAGCGCCTGCCGATAGCGGAAGGGGCTAAGGCCTTGGCTGAGGGCACCCTGGACGCCTTCTTCTGGGTAGGGGGCGTGCCCACCAGCTCCATCGTGGAGCTCTCCCAAACCCTGGCCCGCAAGGGGGACCGGATCTACCTGATCCCCATTGACCCCAAGAGCACCACCGCCCAGGTGGCCATGAAGAAGTTCCCGGGCTTGGTGGATCCTTACAAGGTGCCCAAAAACGTATACAACACCCGCACCGATGTGCCCGGGCTGGCCACGGGCAACATCGTGGTCTGCCCGGAAAGCCTGCCCGCGGAAGCCGGCTATGCCATCATGAAGACCATCTTTGAGAACCTGGATACCCTGCGCACCGCCGTGGCCGCCGCCAAGGACACCAGCCTCGAGGCCACCGCCAGGCTCTACGGCAAACTCCCCATCCCCTTCCACCCAGGAGCCGAGCGGTACCTGAAGGAAAAGGGCCTCATCAAGTAA
- a CDS encoding MFS transporter, protein MLALTLLKDPLYRSYWLSLFTSQMGTWMQAAAQAWLVLLLTGSAERLGLVVALQFLPSLLFSLPAGVMADRYPKRNLLLFTQGGMMFLALFMALLILTGQVRYLHVLLFAFLYGALNAMDLPVRQSFTVELAGRERYPGAIALNSFGFNTSRLLGPALAGVLMALFGVGVAYLANALSFLPLLFVLRRVAPGPKAEEGDGRWWREAQEGVRFVLENALVRRVVVLVLFASLLGMNFQTLVPAYARLVLGLSAAGYGALLSSVGLGALGAALIMAFTGKPKPLRLVLGVFFLALAHLGLFLPLAYLAPFFLALGGFGMISVLINANTLVQLSVPDRIRGRVMAVYSLVMLGTGPLGAYLTGLLFELLGGRLAALALGGAVLVVGLYQLRSWPRESSLPV, encoded by the coding sequence GTGTTGGCCCTCACCCTCCTCAAGGACCCCCTTTACCGTTCCTACTGGCTCTCCCTCTTCACCTCTCAGATGGGCACCTGGATGCAAGCGGCGGCCCAGGCTTGGCTGGTCCTCCTGCTTACCGGTAGCGCCGAAAGGCTTGGGTTGGTGGTGGCCTTACAGTTTCTGCCTTCCCTCCTCTTTTCCCTGCCGGCGGGGGTGATGGCGGACCGTTACCCAAAGCGGAACCTCCTCCTTTTCACCCAGGGCGGCATGATGTTTCTGGCCCTTTTCATGGCCCTCCTCATCCTTACCGGACAGGTGCGGTATCTTCATGTGCTTCTTTTCGCCTTCCTCTACGGTGCCTTGAACGCCATGGACCTTCCGGTGCGCCAAAGCTTTACCGTGGAGCTGGCGGGACGTGAACGCTACCCCGGGGCCATTGCCCTGAATTCCTTTGGCTTTAACACCAGCCGCCTTTTGGGTCCGGCCCTCGCAGGGGTCTTGATGGCCCTCTTCGGCGTGGGGGTGGCCTACCTGGCCAATGCCCTTTCCTTCTTGCCCCTTCTTTTCGTGCTTCGTCGGGTGGCCCCGGGTCCGAAGGCAGAAGAGGGGGATGGCCGTTGGTGGCGGGAGGCGCAGGAGGGGGTGCGGTTTGTCCTGGAAAACGCCCTGGTCCGCCGGGTGGTGGTCCTGGTACTTTTTGCCAGCCTTTTGGGTATGAACTTCCAAACCCTGGTGCCCGCCTATGCCCGCCTGGTCCTAGGGCTTTCCGCCGCCGGGTATGGCGCCTTGCTTTCCAGCGTGGGGCTTGGGGCTTTAGGGGCGGCCTTGATCATGGCCTTCACGGGAAAGCCCAAGCCCTTAAGGCTTGTCCTTGGGGTTTTCTTCCTCGCCTTGGCCCATTTGGGCCTCTTCCTGCCTTTGGCGTATCTGGCTCCCTTCTTCTTGGCCCTAGGGGGGTTTGGCATGATCTCCGTGCTCATCAACGCCAATACCCTGGTGCAGCTTTCCGTGCCCGACCGGATCCGGGGCCGGGTCATGGCGGTGTACAGCCTGGTGATGCTGGGAACCGGGCCTTTGGGGGCGTATCTCACCGGCCTTCTCTTTGAGCTGCTGGGGGGGCGGCTTGCCGCCTTGGCCTTAGGGGGTGCGGTTTTGGTGGTGGGGCTTTACCAGCTTCGCTCCTGGCCTAGGGAGTCCAGTCTTCCGGTCTAG
- a CDS encoding site-2 protease family protein, which produces MFQRGLTLFRVLGIPIQLDLSLLLILPLLAFLIGSNLPVYLELFGLSQDPTLLQPPWPFLLGLLAALGLFLSVLLHELGHALTARRFGIGTKRITLWLLGGVAQMEKIPREPQKELWIALAGPGVSFALALFFRMARVETGALGFLTHYLALVNLMLGLFNLLPALPLDGGRVYRALLAFRKPYLQATRQALALSQAVAWALGLFGFVVFNPFLILIAFFVYMASRAEVEATLLAQALSGLKVKDLMTPEPLVIPPSLPVQEVLNLALVHKVSGFPVVEEGRVLGVVGLEGLEGANPLAPVAHYLKEPLVLSPEEDALTALERMAEQGYARALVMEEDRLLGILSKTDLLRAFQVRMLGRPSP; this is translated from the coding sequence ATGTTCCAGCGTGGCCTAACCCTTTTCCGCGTCCTGGGCATCCCCATCCAGCTGGACCTTTCCCTCCTCCTGATCCTGCCCCTTTTGGCCTTCCTCATCGGGAGCAACCTACCCGTCTACCTGGAACTCTTCGGCCTGTCCCAGGACCCTACCCTCCTGCAACCCCCTTGGCCCTTTCTTTTAGGCTTGCTGGCGGCCTTGGGGCTATTCCTTTCGGTACTCCTCCACGAGCTTGGGCACGCCCTCACCGCCCGGCGCTTTGGCATCGGGACCAAGCGCATCACCCTCTGGCTTCTAGGAGGCGTGGCCCAGATGGAGAAGATCCCCAGGGAACCCCAGAAGGAACTCTGGATCGCCCTGGCGGGCCCAGGGGTGAGCTTCGCCCTGGCCCTTTTTTTCCGCATGGCCCGGGTAGAAACCGGGGCCTTGGGCTTTCTTACCCACTACCTGGCCCTGGTGAACCTGATGCTGGGGCTTTTCAACCTCCTCCCCGCCCTGCCCCTGGATGGGGGACGGGTCTACCGGGCGCTGTTGGCCTTTAGAAAACCCTACCTCCAGGCCACCCGGCAGGCCCTGGCCTTAAGCCAAGCGGTGGCCTGGGCCCTGGGGCTATTCGGTTTCGTGGTCTTCAATCCCTTCCTGATCCTCATCGCTTTTTTCGTGTACATGGCCTCGAGGGCCGAGGTGGAGGCCACCCTCCTGGCCCAGGCGCTAAGTGGGCTCAAGGTCAAGGACCTCATGACCCCAGAACCCTTGGTCATCCCCCCCTCCCTTCCCGTCCAGGAGGTCTTGAACCTGGCCTTGGTCCATAAGGTTTCCGGCTTCCCCGTGGTGGAGGAGGGGCGGGTTTTGGGGGTGGTGGGCCTCGAGGGGCTGGAGGGCGCCAACCCCCTGGCCCCAGTGGCCCACTACCTGAAGGAACCCCTGGTGCTTTCCCCCGAGGAGGACGCCCTCACCGCCTTAGAGCGCATGGCGGAACAGGGGTATGCCCGGGCCCTGGTGATGGAAGAGGACCGCCTTTTGGGCATCCTCAGCAAAACCGACCTCCTAAGGGCCTTCCAGGTGCGCATGCTGGGGCGTCCCTCACCTTGA
- a CDS encoding S1C family serine protease, whose amino-acid sequence MNLGRSFVGFLVLSLMAGAVLWWGLSHGQNPRPQPRPASDPGLLEYERNTVEIVERYGDGVVYVGVVTRPQSVQLPPGFEFFAPFLQMPPQEGAGSGFVIDKEGYILTNYHVVEGASRITVKFHNDPNEYRARLVGAAPPLDVALLKVEAPKERLVPLVLGDSDRIRVGQKAIAMGNPFGLEFTVTQGIVSAIRENPGAIGDESGLVPQVIQTDAAINPGNSGGPLLNSRGEVIGINTAIFTPTGQFGAAQFAGVGFALPINLVKQYLPELKAGKTLTAEEIIKNRPRLGVSLIPLSVYPEKLRQQYGLPASGLMVQEVERNSPAARAGLRAPSRFAYLQLPSGETLQVGVDGDVLLKADGVPLTSIAQLRRVLYSKKPGEAVSLEVFRQGRTFTVRVVPQVIR is encoded by the coding sequence ATGAACCTCGGTCGGTCCTTCGTGGGTTTTCTGGTTCTTTCCCTGATGGCGGGAGCAGTGCTGTGGTGGGGTCTAAGCCATGGTCAGAACCCGCGCCCCCAGCCTCGGCCGGCTTCTGACCCCGGGCTTTTGGAATACGAGCGCAATACGGTGGAGATCGTGGAAAGGTACGGGGACGGGGTGGTCTACGTGGGGGTGGTGACCCGTCCGCAAAGCGTCCAGCTGCCCCCGGGCTTTGAGTTCTTCGCCCCCTTCTTGCAGATGCCTCCTCAGGAAGGAGCGGGTTCGGGCTTTGTCATTGACAAGGAGGGGTACATCCTCACCAACTACCACGTGGTGGAGGGGGCAAGCCGCATCACGGTGAAGTTCCATAACGACCCCAATGAGTACCGGGCCCGGCTGGTGGGGGCAGCCCCCCCTTTGGATGTGGCCCTCCTCAAGGTGGAGGCGCCCAAGGAGAGGTTGGTGCCTTTGGTCCTTGGGGATTCCGACCGCATCCGGGTGGGGCAGAAGGCCATCGCCATGGGGAATCCCTTCGGCCTGGAGTTCACCGTGACCCAGGGGATCGTCTCCGCCATCCGGGAGAACCCCGGGGCCATCGGGGATGAGTCGGGCCTGGTGCCCCAGGTGATCCAGACGGATGCCGCCATCAACCCCGGCAACTCCGGGGGGCCCCTTCTCAACTCCCGTGGGGAGGTGATCGGCATCAACACCGCCATCTTCACCCCCACGGGCCAGTTTGGGGCCGCCCAGTTCGCCGGCGTGGGGTTTGCCCTGCCCATCAACCTGGTGAAGCAGTACCTCCCCGAGCTCAAGGCGGGGAAGACCCTGACCGCGGAGGAGATCATCAAAAACCGGCCCCGCCTTGGCGTTTCCCTTATTCCCCTCTCCGTCTACCCCGAGAAGTTACGCCAGCAGTACGGGCTTCCCGCCTCCGGGCTCATGGTGCAGGAGGTGGAGCGCAATAGCCCCGCCGCCCGGGCGGGCCTTAGGGCCCCAAGCCGCTTTGCCTACCTGCAGCTCCCCTCGGGGGAAACCCTTCAGGTAGGGGTGGATGGGGATGTGCTCCTCAAGGCGGACGGGGTGCCCCTAACCTCCATCGCCCAGCTCCGGCGGGTTCTTTACAGCAAGAAGCCGGGGGAAGCGGTGAGCCTCGAGGTCTTCCGCCAAGGCCGCACCTTCACCGTGCGCGTGGTACCCCAGGTGATCCGCTAG
- a CDS encoding TRAP transporter permease codes for MELEHSQSPSTPLARFTRWILILGALYSLYLVLHPFTPLARAEIPILDIVQLQRSTHVLFLLLGGYLVSFYLPRKRTFGSWVYFLFTLIPLYNFLVPSVPGLNLPWEAKAVGLLYWTVAALPALLPGLKRPADLLAVLLALFPTLYQLRFFEELVYRAVLPEPWDMAMSFGLIMLVLGLVYRLLGPVMPVLVLFFFSYNLYADLFPGAFRGSRQGIDLLLGKTYNETEAGIYGLITGVSAKYLVYFTLLSGMIGALGLGRVVANLALALVGKHPATPGRVTGLASVFMGMFSGSGAADTQFVAALTKPLYERAGYDRLVAAGLVATAGTIALITPPVMGSIAFIMVEILQIPYLKVIVMALGPALLYLTAVLAFNEFYSRKAGLPPVGAELGMSRRAYALRYSTLFLPILLIIAMLYLGYEVRTAASMALLFFILLTYLDPTLRPKGIAPIFQGLADGFRTLLPIGTAVTAANLIFAMMVISGLPSKFSQLLQQVSGESLLLATLITAIFSLVLGMGVPPTATYVLTSALTAPAIIALAKQNGIPDSAALLATHMFLFYYAVLADVTPPVALSAYAASSVFGTNPLITGVYAARVALSKYLVGFFFLLSYSGTALLIIPVLENSSPGEAWPMILERFLSAAAGIVYLSASAAGYTRRPLKRWEAWALGILAVLLFVPYGLLNLVAFLLGLPFFRKGLTGARKEA; via the coding sequence ATGGAGTTAGAACATTCCCAGAGCCCATCCACCCCCTTGGCCCGGTTCACCCGCTGGATCCTAATCCTTGGCGCTCTCTATAGCCTCTATCTAGTCCTCCACCCCTTTACCCCCTTAGCCCGGGCGGAGATACCCATCCTGGACATCGTTCAGCTCCAGCGAAGCACCCACGTCCTCTTCCTCCTTTTGGGAGGCTATCTGGTTTCCTTCTACCTTCCCCGGAAACGCACCTTTGGTTCTTGGGTTTATTTCCTTTTCACCCTAATCCCCCTTTATAACTTCCTGGTCCCCAGCGTCCCCGGGCTAAACTTGCCCTGGGAGGCTAAGGCGGTGGGCCTCCTTTACTGGACAGTGGCGGCCTTGCCCGCCCTCCTACCTGGTCTAAAGCGGCCCGCGGACCTCCTGGCCGTCCTCCTGGCCCTCTTCCCTACCCTCTACCAGCTTCGCTTCTTTGAGGAGCTGGTCTATAGGGCGGTGCTTCCCGAGCCCTGGGACATGGCCATGTCCTTCGGGCTCATCATGCTGGTCCTGGGCCTCGTCTACCGCCTTCTGGGTCCGGTGATGCCGGTTTTGGTGCTCTTCTTCTTCAGCTACAACCTCTACGCGGACCTCTTCCCCGGGGCCTTCAGGGGAAGCCGCCAAGGGATAGACCTCCTCCTGGGCAAGACCTATAACGAAACCGAGGCCGGCATCTACGGCCTCATCACCGGGGTTTCCGCCAAATATTTGGTCTACTTTACCCTCCTCTCCGGCATGATCGGGGCCCTGGGCCTGGGGAGGGTGGTGGCCAACCTGGCCTTAGCCCTGGTGGGCAAGCACCCCGCCACCCCGGGGCGGGTCACGGGATTGGCCAGCGTGTTCATGGGCATGTTCTCCGGATCGGGCGCCGCCGATACCCAGTTCGTGGCCGCCCTGACCAAACCCCTCTATGAAAGGGCCGGCTATGACCGCCTGGTGGCAGCGGGCTTGGTGGCCACCGCCGGCACCATCGCCCTCATTACCCCACCCGTTATGGGCTCCATCGCCTTCATCATGGTGGAGATCCTCCAGATCCCCTACCTGAAGGTGATCGTCATGGCCTTAGGGCCAGCCCTGCTTTACCTGACCGCTGTTTTGGCCTTCAACGAGTTCTATTCCCGCAAGGCGGGCCTGCCTCCTGTAGGCGCTGAGCTGGGCATGAGCCGGAGGGCCTACGCCCTGCGCTATAGCACCCTCTTCTTGCCCATCCTCCTCATCATCGCCATGCTCTACCTGGGCTACGAGGTGCGCACCGCTGCCAGCATGGCCCTCCTCTTCTTCATCCTCTTGACCTACCTGGACCCCACCCTGAGGCCCAAGGGGATAGCCCCCATCTTCCAAGGGCTAGCGGATGGCTTCCGTACCCTTCTTCCCATCGGCACCGCGGTGACCGCCGCCAACCTCATCTTCGCCATGATGGTGATAAGCGGCCTTCCCTCCAAGTTCAGCCAGCTTTTGCAACAGGTCTCCGGGGAAAGCCTGCTTCTCGCCACCCTCATCACCGCCATCTTCAGCCTGGTGCTGGGCATGGGGGTACCCCCCACGGCCACCTACGTGCTCACCTCGGCCCTCACCGCCCCCGCCATCATCGCCCTGGCTAAGCAAAACGGCATCCCCGACTCCGCCGCCCTCCTCGCCACCCACATGTTCCTCTTCTACTATGCGGTTCTGGCGGATGTAACCCCGCCCGTGGCCCTCTCCGCCTACGCGGCCAGCAGCGTCTTCGGCACCAATCCCCTGATCACCGGGGTCTACGCCGCCCGGGTAGCCCTTTCCAAGTACCTGGTGGGGTTTTTCTTCCTCCTCTCCTACTCGGGCACCGCGCTGCTTATCATCCCCGTTCTGGAAAACTCCTCCCCAGGGGAGGCGTGGCCCATGATTCTAGAACGCTTCCTTTCGGCGGCCGCGGGCATCGTGTACCTTTCCGCCTCCGCAGCGGGTTACACCCGAAGGCCCTTGAAGCGCTGGGAGGCCTGGGCTTTGGGCATTCTGGCCGTATTGCTCTTTGTACCCTACGGGCTTCTCAACCTGGTAGCCTTCCTCCTGGGGCTTCCCTTCTTCCGCAAGGGGTTGACGGGAGCGCGCAAAGAGGCTTAG
- a CDS encoding helix-turn-helix domain-containing protein has protein sequence MRKAFKYRLYPTKPQRRDLGQPRRGYLGRTLSLCRQLYNAALQERREAYKKAKKTIGFYEQKRYLPEIRAELPEYGRIHSQVL, from the coding sequence ATCAGAAAAGCCTTCAAGTACCGCCTGTACCCTACCAAGCCCCAAAGGAGGGACTTGGGTCAGCCCCGTAGGGGCTATCTTGGGCGGACTCTCTCCTTGTGCCGTCAGCTTTACAATGCCGCACTTCAGGAACGTAGAGAGGCCTACAAGAAGGCCAAAAAGACCATCGGTTTCTATGAACAGAAGCGGTATCTTCCGGAGATACGAGCGGAGTTACCGGAGTATGGACGTATACACTCTCAGGTCCT
- the wecB gene encoding non-hydrolyzing UDP-N-acetylglucosamine 2-epimerase, with protein sequence MKRVVLAFGTRPEATKMAPVYLALKEHPYIKPLVLLTGQHREQLRQALGLFGIREDKNLDVMQERQALPDLAARILPQAAKALEEMRADYVLVHGDTLTTFAVAWAAFLVGLPVGHVEAGLRSGNLKEPFPEEANRRLTDALTDLDFAPTPLAKENLLREGKREETILVTGQTGVDAVLLAARLGQLPQGLPPGPYVTVTMHRRENWPLLGELARAMRRVAEAFPHLTFVYPVHLNPVVREAVYPALKGVRNFLLLDPLDYGPMAALMRESLLLVTDSGGLQEEGAALGVPVVVLRNVTERPEGLEAGILKLAGTDPERVYQVVAGLLANPEELAHMRQAKNPYGDGKAGLRVAQGVAWRLGFGPRPEDWTP encoded by the coding sequence ATGAAGCGGGTGGTTCTGGCCTTTGGAACCCGGCCCGAGGCCACCAAGATGGCCCCCGTCTACCTGGCCCTGAAGGAGCACCCCTACATCAAACCCCTGGTCCTCCTCACCGGGCAGCACCGGGAGCAGCTACGGCAGGCCCTAGGGCTTTTCGGTATCCGGGAGGATAAAAATCTGGACGTGATGCAAGAGCGCCAGGCCTTGCCGGACCTGGCGGCCCGCATCCTGCCCCAGGCGGCCAAAGCCCTCGAGGAGATGCGGGCCGACTACGTCCTGGTCCACGGGGATACCCTCACCACCTTCGCCGTGGCCTGGGCGGCCTTTTTGGTGGGGCTTCCCGTGGGGCATGTGGAGGCGGGTCTCCGAAGCGGCAACCTCAAAGAGCCCTTCCCCGAAGAGGCCAACCGCCGCCTCACCGACGCCCTCACCGACCTGGACTTTGCCCCCACCCCCTTGGCCAAGGAGAACCTGCTGCGGGAGGGCAAGCGGGAGGAGACCATCCTGGTCACCGGACAAACGGGGGTGGATGCCGTGCTCTTGGCCGCCCGACTAGGCCAGCTTCCCCAGGGACTTCCTCCGGGGCCCTACGTGACGGTCACCATGCACCGCCGGGAGAACTGGCCCCTCCTGGGAGAGCTGGCCCGGGCCATGAGGCGAGTGGCCGAGGCCTTCCCCCACCTCACCTTCGTCTATCCCGTGCACCTGAACCCCGTGGTGCGGGAGGCGGTCTACCCCGCGCTTAAGGGGGTTAGGAACTTCCTCCTCCTAGACCCCCTGGACTACGGGCCTATGGCCGCCCTCATGCGGGAAAGCCTCCTCTTGGTCACCGACTCCGGGGGGCTCCAGGAAGAGGGGGCAGCCCTGGGGGTCCCCGTGGTGGTCCTCAGGAACGTTACAGAGCGGCCAGAGGGCCTCGAGGCGGGCATCCTAAAGCTGGCGGGAACGGACCCGGAAAGGGTGTACCAAGTGGTGGCAGGACTCCTGGCAAACCCGGAGGAGCTAGCCCATATGCGCCAGGCCAAAAACCCCTATGGAGATGGGAAAGCGGGCCTCCGGGTGGCCCAGGGGGTGGCTTGGCGGCTGGGCTTTGGCCCTAGACCGGAAGACTGGACTCCCTAG
- a CDS encoding TAXI family TRAP transporter solute-binding subunit, with the protein MKRVLLVLLALAGLALAQKPKVVVATGGVGGVYFYYGTTLAEIWNKAGVAEAQAIQTAASIDNLLLLENRTGGGTYYCATVLPDSAYLAYTGQHDRFKEKPAKSVRILFAMYPNFLHIVTREGTGIRVVQDLKGKRVSTGAPGSGTEVEALLVLQAAGLSPKDFAKQERLGAQESANALSEGNIDAFFWSGGLPTGAITELAASLARKGQRIHLVPLDPKSTVVQTFQKRFPGLAGPGVIPKAIYGTRADTPTLTFWNLLVCPQSLPEEAAYALTKATFENLATLRQAVAAARDTSLENAVRFLGGTIPYHEGALRYFREAGALK; encoded by the coding sequence ATGAAAAGAGTCCTCTTGGTCCTTTTGGCCTTGGCGGGCCTGGCCCTGGCCCAAAAACCCAAGGTGGTGGTGGCCACAGGTGGCGTGGGTGGCGTTTACTTCTACTATGGCACCACCCTAGCGGAAATCTGGAACAAAGCCGGGGTGGCCGAGGCCCAAGCCATCCAGACCGCCGCTTCCATTGACAACCTGCTCCTTTTAGAAAACCGCACCGGCGGGGGCACCTACTACTGCGCCACCGTGCTGCCGGACTCCGCCTATCTGGCCTACACCGGGCAGCACGACCGCTTCAAGGAAAAGCCCGCCAAAAGTGTCCGAATCCTCTTCGCCATGTACCCCAACTTTTTGCACATCGTCACCCGGGAAGGAACCGGCATCCGGGTGGTGCAGGACCTAAAGGGCAAGCGGGTGTCCACCGGAGCTCCGGGCTCGGGTACCGAGGTGGAGGCCCTCTTGGTCTTGCAAGCGGCAGGGCTCTCCCCCAAGGACTTCGCCAAGCAGGAACGCCTAGGAGCCCAGGAAAGCGCCAATGCCCTCTCTGAGGGCAACATTGACGCCTTCTTCTGGTCGGGGGGCCTGCCCACGGGGGCCATCACCGAGCTTGCGGCCTCCTTGGCCCGGAAGGGGCAGAGGATCCATCTGGTGCCCTTGGATCCCAAGAGCACCGTGGTCCAGACCTTCCAGAAGCGTTTCCCCGGCCTTGCCGGCCCCGGGGTGATCCCCAAGGCCATCTATGGTACCCGGGCTGACACCCCCACCCTCACCTTCTGGAACCTCTTGGTCTGTCCGCAAAGCCTGCCTGAGGAGGCTGCGTATGCCCTTACCAAAGCCACCTTTGAAAACCTGGCCACCCTGCGCCAGGCGGTGGCCGCTGCCCGGGATACCAGCCTGGAAAACGCCGTGCGCTTCCTGGGGGGAACCATCCCCTACCACGAGGGGGCCCTGCGGTACTTCCGGGAAGCCGGGGCCTTGAAGTAG
- the purU gene encoding formyltetrahydrofolate deformylase: MEEARLLITCPDRPGIVAAVSGFLYAHGANITDLQQYSTDPEGGTFFMRLAFTTPHLDLSRPALERAFQDVVASRFQMEWRLAYASERKRVAILVSRPAHALLELLWRYRVGELSMDLRMVVSNHPHHQEEVERFGIPYHHVPVEKGRKEEAEERILALLEEEGVELVVLARYMQILSPRFVARYPMGIINIHHSFLPAFAGADPYRQAHERGVKLIGATAHYVTEELDQGPIIEQDVVRVSHRHTVAEMRRLGQELERTVLARAVRWHLEDRILVHGNKTVVFV; the protein is encoded by the coding sequence ATGGAAGAGGCGCGGCTCCTCATCACCTGCCCGGACCGGCCCGGCATCGTGGCTGCCGTGTCCGGGTTCCTTTACGCCCACGGGGCCAACATCACGGATCTGCAGCAGTATTCCACCGACCCGGAAGGCGGCACCTTCTTCATGCGCCTGGCCTTCACCACCCCCCACCTGGACCTCTCCCGCCCCGCTTTAGAAAGGGCCTTCCAGGATGTGGTGGCCAGCCGCTTTCAGATGGAGTGGCGCCTGGCCTACGCCTCGGAAAGGAAACGGGTGGCCATCTTGGTTTCCCGGCCCGCCCACGCCCTTTTGGAACTCCTTTGGCGCTACCGGGTAGGGGAGCTTTCCATGGACCTCCGGATGGTGGTCTCCAACCATCCCCATCACCAGGAGGAGGTGGAGCGCTTCGGTATCCCTTACCACCATGTGCCCGTGGAAAAGGGGCGGAAGGAGGAAGCCGAGGAGAGGATCCTGGCCCTCCTCGAGGAGGAAGGGGTAGAGCTTGTGGTCCTGGCCCGCTACATGCAGATCCTCTCCCCCCGGTTTGTGGCCCGCTACCCCATGGGCATCATCAACATCCACCATTCCTTCCTGCCGGCCTTTGCCGGGGCCGACCCCTACCGCCAGGCCCACGAGCGGGGGGTTAAGCTCATCGGGGCCACGGCCCACTACGTCACCGAGGAGCTGGACCAAGGGCCCATCATTGAGCAGGACGTGGTGCGGGTATCCCACCGCCACACGGTGGCGGAGATGCGCCGGCTTGGCCAGGAGCTGGAGCGCACGGTCTTGGCCCGGGCGGTGCGCTGGCACCTGGAAGACCGCATCCTGGTCCACGGTAACAAAACCGTGGTCTTCGTCTAA